Proteins from one Terriglobales bacterium genomic window:
- a CDS encoding FkbM family methyltransferase — protein sequence RVYTRHFPILDGDRVLDVGAHFGFFSIFAACQGLRVSIVAYEPARGSFAFLQRSVERNGRRRQIRAVNAGLSDVAGNLTLYKQKHHHASSTLIQENLPQPLSAVEEEEVRAEAAAHVWAACPRYESAKFDCEGAEYPIFGALGEDLSRFRYVVVEYHRDPAELKEILGGSRFVIVEDLPLPVAPWSAFPSMGILYARNLGNWE from the coding sequence GAGGGTTTACACCAGGCACTTTCCCATCCTGGACGGCGACCGTGTCCTCGATGTGGGCGCCCATTTCGGGTTCTTCTCGATCTTCGCAGCCTGCCAGGGCCTGCGCGTGAGCATCGTAGCCTACGAGCCTGCCCGGGGGAGCTTCGCGTTTCTCCAAAGGAGCGTGGAGCGGAATGGCCGCAGGAGGCAGATCCGCGCGGTCAACGCCGGCCTCAGCGACGTTGCCGGAAACCTGACCCTCTACAAGCAGAAGCACCACCATGCCTCCTCCACCCTCATTCAGGAGAACCTCCCACAGCCGCTTTCGGCCGTGGAGGAGGAAGAGGTCAGGGCCGAAGCCGCCGCCCACGTGTGGGCCGCGTGCCCGCGCTATGAGTCTGCCAAGTTCGATTGTGAGGGAGCCGAGTATCCCATCTTCGGGGCGCTGGGGGAGGACCTGAGCAGGTTCCGCTACGTCGTGGTCGAGTATCACCGGGACCCGGCTGAGCTCAAGGAGATCCTTGGCGGCAGTCGCTTCGTCATCGTCGAGGACCTCCCTCTGCCGGTTGCACCCTGGTCCGCCTTTCCTTCCATGGGGATCCTCTATGCCCGGAATCTGGGGAACTGGGAGTAG